A window of Thalassophryne amazonica chromosome 21, fThaAma1.1, whole genome shotgun sequence contains these coding sequences:
- the mthfd1a gene encoding C-1-tetrahydrofolate synthase, cytoplasmic, protein MLSSAALLLRLTVSGCHGGRRSVATNISGNKTAKLVRERLKQEVETMKNQFSGFRPSLVVLQVGDRDDSNLYISTKLKAAAEIGINAKHVRLPNTATQMEVLKAIQCVNEDVSVHGLIVQLPVDSISTINTELITNTVTPNKDVDGLSCVNAGKLSRGDLGDCFIPCTPNGCMELIRQTGVAVAGKHAVVIGRSKIVGAPMHDLLLWNHATVTTCHSKTRDLPEQVGRADILVVGAGRAEMVRGEWVKDGALVIDCGINYIPDETRPSGKRVVGDVHYATARERAGYITPVPGGVGPMTVAMLMQNTVQSARRFLDNSQPGG, encoded by the exons ATGTTGTCCTCGGCCGCCCTTTTGCTTCGTCTCACAGTGTCTGGCTGCCATGGAGGAAGACGATCGGTGGCAACCAATATCTCTGGCAACAAAACAGCCAA actggtGAGGGAACGGCTGAAGCAGGAAGTGGAGACGATGAAAAATCAATTCTCAGGTTTTAGACCGAGCCTGGTGGTCCTACAG GTTGGAGACAGAGACGATTCAAACCTGTATATCAGCACCAAACTGAAGGCTGCAGCCGAG ATTGGAATCAATGCCAAACACGTGAGGTTACCGAACACGGCCACGCAGATGGAG GTCCTGAAGGCCATCCAGTGCGTGAATGAGGATGTGTCTGTTCACGGTCTGATCGTCCAGCTTCCTGTGGACTCCATCAGCACCATCAACACTGAACTCATTACCAACACGGTCACTCCAAACAAAGACGTTGACGG TCTGAGTTGTGTTAACGCGGGGAAGCTGTCTCGCGGTGACCTCGGGGATTGTTTCATCCCGTGTACTCCAAATGGCTGCATGGAGCTCATCAGACAAACAG GCGTGGCAGTGGCAGGAAAGCATGCGGTGGTGATTGGTCGGAGTAAAATCGTTGGCGCACCAATGCATGACCTATTGCTGTGGAACCACGCAACTGTGACGACCTGTCACTCCAAAACACGGGACCTACCTGAGCAG GTGGGCAGAGCGGACATCCTGGTGGTGGGAGCAGGCAGGGCGGAGATGGTGAGAGGAGAATGGGTGAAAGATGGAGCACTCGTCATCGACTGTGGTATCAATTACATCCCAG ATGAGACGAGGCCCAGTGGGAAGAGGGTGGTTGGAGACGTCCACTACGCCACGGCTCGGGAGCGAGCAGGATACATCACGCCCGTCCCGGGAGGGGTTGGACCGATGACGGTGGCCATGCTGATGCAG AACACGGTTCAGAGCGCACGCCGTTTCCTTGACAACAGTCAACCTGGAGGGTGA